From the Polynucleobacter acidiphobus genome, the window TATCTTTGAGGATTGCTTTTACCTTCTTCTGATAAACGCTCATTCGCTTAGCCGCATCATCAGCAGCCTTCTTCTGCATGGCCTGTAACTTCGTGACATCCTTTTGCGCTGCCGTTTTGGCTGCTTCCATGGCTTGCTGCATGTTGTAGCGCAACTCCGCAGCATGATGCTCGCTTAGCTGCTTGGCAGCATCAAGTAACTTGTGTGAGAGAGTAAAGAGTTCTTTCGCTTTGGCTTTCTTTGCGGCTTCAGACGGCTTTTTCATTCCAGACCTCGGGACAATTTAAGGAAACCCAGTCTACCAAAGCAATATGACAATAAATTGCTGCGCTGCACAATCATTGGGCTGTCATGAACCTGACATGAAACGGTCACAGAGTAAATTCATAATGAATGCACTCCCTGAAAGTTGTTATCACCGCCCCGAGTGGGCGGTCTTTTTTTAAGAGGCGAGGTTTTGATCGACTTGACTGCACAGCACATCCCCGTAACTACACAAAATGCAGCAATCATTTTTACTAACGCCATAGGGACGATGGCAATGCGCACATTGATGAAATTGCTTACTATCGCTGGTATCGACCGAGATAACTTCGGTTGC encodes:
- a CDS encoding GDCCVxC domain-containing (seleno)protein — translated: MMNQFMQATLTCPHCQATEVISVDTSDSKQFHQCAHCHRPYGVSKNDCCILCSYGDVLCSQVDQNLAS